The Acidobacteriota bacterium genomic interval TCTTGCTACGCCACGTGTTGAGATATCCGAGCGCAGCGGTGTCTTTCCGAAGTGCTGCGCCCACAGCCGGGGGGTGAGCTGTGCGACGTCGGCGGCCGGGTGTTGGCCAACACGCTGGAGGACGTCGACGAGATAGTCGTACGGATCGACCTGGTGCAGCCGAGAGGTCGCGATCAGGCTCTGGACGACGCCAACATGCGGGGCGCCCAGCTCGGTCCAGCTGAACATCCAGTTTTCCGACCCATCGGAACTGGCCGTAGCGCCCGTTCGAGGTGGTTGGTGTCGATCGGCACATCCGGGTCGGTCGAAACACTTCCAGCGCCGCGCGTCGCTTGTGCGCGTAAGCGAGCGCCTTGGTCAGCGGGCTGCTGGGCAAGAGCCCCTGGGCCGCCAGACTGTCCTTCACCCAGCCGAAGAACGCCCTCGACGATCGGCCGTGCGTGATCGAGCCGGTACTCGCGCTTGGCGTCCCCTTGAGTTTGGCCTCCCGGATCTTCGCTTCCGAGCGCGTAGAGGGCGCCGATGGACTCGAGCGCCTTGGCCGCCAGCGCGGGCTCGGCCGCTTCGGCGTTGATGAACTCGCGTCGGCAGTGCGCCTTATGTGGAACTCCACATAAGTCTCATGCCAGACGAGAGCTATTTGAAGCGAAGGATGCCGAGCCGACCGCAGTGGCCGAGGGGCTCGATCACATCGGTGCGATCTATGCCATCGAAGCCGACATCCGCGACAAGAAGCTCACCGGCGAGAAGAAACGCGACTACCGCCTGACGCACGCAAAACCGCGGGTCGAAATGTTCTTCCAGTGGGTGGCCCGCCAGTTTGAAAACCAGGGCTTTGCTACCGAGCAGCCCGTTCACCAAGGCCCTGGCCTACGCCCGAAACCGACGAAACGCACTGGAAGTCTTCCTCACCGATCCGGATGTCCCCATCGACACCAATCACCTCGAGCGGGCGCTGAGGGCAATTCCAATGGGGCGGAAGGCATGGATGTTCGCCTGGACAGAACTCGGCGCCAAGCATATCGGCATCGTCCAGAGCCTCATCGTCACCTGCCGCCTGCACGGCGTCGATCCCTACGACTACCTGGTCGATGTGCTCCAGCGCGGCCAACACCCCGCTGCCGACGTCCACCTGCTCACCCCAGGCTGTGGAAGACCCACTTCGCCGCCAACCCGCTTCGTTCCGACCTCTACAACATCGGAAAATAGCCGGCAATCACGCCGCAGGCTTAACGCTTACTCTGCAGGTAGGTAAGCGCAAGTTTGCGCGAGTCGCTATTGAGTAGATTTATCTCTTTAATCCCTTGACTCACTTTGATAGTTCTTTATAATGCGGCCTCTCTTGCTGCAGCGTCTCTGGTGACGGAGCGGGCGGTGAAGGGGTTGAAGCCGAAGGTGTTGTATTTTTCGGATGTTGCAGCGGGCTTTGCGTGTTGGGTTTGTTTTTTGCACGCGAGGCTTGACAGAGGGATTTTGATCTGTAGAATGCGCACCTCTTCGCTGGCGCAAAATTGCAGCGGTTCTTTAAAAGATGAACAACCGATAGGTGTGGGTGCTCGATTTCAGGGGCAGCCTGGCGTGCCAGGCTGCATGAAGAAATTGTAGTACTTGCAGAAATCGTCAGATTTCTGGAGTTTTGTGGATTGAACTTAAGAGTTTGATCCTGGCTCAGATTGAACGCTGGCGGCATGCTTTACACATGCAAGTCGAACGGTAACAGGGAGCTTGCTCCGCTGACGAGTGGCGAACGGGTGAGTAATGCATCGGAACGTACCCAGTCGTGGGGGATAACGTAGCGAAAGTTACGCTAATACCGCATACGTCCTGAGGGGAGAAAGCGGGGACCGAAAGGCCTCGCGCGATTGGAGCGGCCGATGTCGGATTAGCTAGTTGGTGGGGTAAAGGCCTACCAAGGCGACGATCCGTAGCGGGTCTGAGAGGATGATCCGCCACACTGGGACTGGAGACACGGCCCAGACTCCTACGGGAGGCAGCAGTGGGGAATTTTGGACAATGGGGGGCAACCCCTGATCCAGCCATGCCGCGTGAGTGAAGAAGGGCCTTCGGGTTGTAAAGCTCTTTCAGACGGAAAGAAAACGCATCGGTGAATACCCGATGTGGATGACGGTACCGTAAGAAGAAGCACCGGCTAACTACGCGCCAGCAGCCGCGGTAATACGTAGGGTGCGAGCGTTAATCGGAATTACTGGGCGTAAAGCGTGCGCAGGCGGTTATGTAAGACAGATGAAATCCCCGGGCTCAACCTGGGAACTGCGTTTGTGACTGCATAACTAGAGTACGGCAGAGGGAGGTGGAATTCGCGTGTAGCAGTGAAATGCGTAGATATGCGGAGGAACACCGATGGCGAAGGCAGCCTCCTGGGCCAGTACTGACGCTCATGCACGAAAGCGTGGGAGCAAACAGGATTAGATACCCTGGAAGTCCACGCCCTAAACGATGTCAACTAGTTGTTTCGGTGAGGAGACTCATTGAGTAACGCAGCTAACGCGTGAAGTTGACCGCCTGGGAGTACGGCCGCAAGGTTAAAACTCAAAGGAATTGACGGGGACCCGCACAAGCGGTGGATGATGTGGATTAATTCGATGCAACGCGAAAAACCTTACCTACCCTTGACATGTCAGGAATCCTTGAGAGATTGAGGGGTGCCCGAAAGGGAACCTGAACACAGGTGCTGCATGGCTGTCGTCAGCTCGTGTCGTGAGATGTTGGGTTAAGTCCCGCAACGAGCGCAACCCTTGTCATTAGTTGCCATCATTAAGTTGGGCACTCTAGTGAGACTGCCGGTGACAAACCGGAGGAAGGTGGGGATGACGTCAGTCCTCATGGCCCTTATGGGTAGGGCTTCACACGTCATACAATGGTCGGTACAGAGGGTTGCCAAGCCGCGAGGTGGAGCCAATCCCAGAAAGCCGATCGTAGTCCGGATTGGAGTCTGCAACTCGACTCCGCGAAGTCGGAATCGCTAGTAATCGCAGATCAGCATGCTGCGGTGAATACGTTCCCGGGTCGTGGCACACCGCCCGTCACACCATGGGGAGTGGGGTTTACCAGAAGTAGGTAGCTTAACCGCAAGGAGGGCGCTTACCACGGTGAGCTTCATGACTGGGGTGAAGTCGTAACAAGGTAGCCGTATCGGAAGGTGCGGCTGGATCACCTCCTTTCTAGAGAAAACTCTGGACTCGAGCATCCACAACCTATCGGTTGTTTTTTAAAGAACAGTAAGAGGTCAGGCGTCAGCGTTCGGAAAGTGAAGCGTGAGCTGTCTTTCTGGACACTGAGCGGGTCCTCGTGCAAGTACGGGGTCAGTAGCTCAGTCGGTTAGAGCACCGTCTTGATAAGGCGGGGGTCGTAGGTTCGATTCCTACCTGACCCACCAGCGTATCCGAGGGGGCATAGCTCAGCTGGGAGAGCACCGGCTTTGCAAGCCGGGGTCGTCGGTTCGATCCCGACTGCCTCCACCAAGAGATCAGAAGGAAGCGGATTCGCAAGGGGAGTTTGATTGAGTCTTCTTTGTTCTGGTTTTTACGAGTAAGACTGTTCGATCTTTAACAAAGTGGAAGAAGTGTGCAGTTCTCTGTTGATGAGACGGGGGCTGCATGGGTTGTGTGATTGCATTTTTAGCATCATCGCTGGCTTTGAACCAGCGCGGTGGTGATGCGCACAAACGCGAGTTCGGCTATGGCGGCGTACTTTGGGGCGACCCAGAGTGCAAGGTTATAGGATCAAGCGAAGAAGTGCATGTGGTGGATGCCTTGGCGATCACAGGCGATGAAGGACGCAGAAGCCTGCGAAAAGCGGGGGAGCTGGCAATGGAGCGTTGATCCCCCGATGTCCGAATGGGGAAACCCACCCGTTAAGGTATCCCATCCTGAATACATAGG includes:
- a CDS encoding transposase produces the protein MDSSALAASAGSAASALMNSRRQCALCGTPHKSHARRELFEAKDAEPTAVAEGLDHIGAIYAIEADIRDKKLTGEKKRDYRLTHAKPRVEMFFQWVARQFENQGFATEQPVHQGPGLRPKPTKRTGSLPHRSGCPHRHQSPRAGAEGNSNGAEGMDVRLDRTRRQAYRHRPEPHRHLPPARRRSLRLPGRCAPARPTPRCRRPPAHPRLWKTHFAANPLRSDLYNIGK